In the Mya arenaria isolate MELC-2E11 chromosome 11, ASM2691426v1 genome, one interval contains:
- the LOC128208744 gene encoding uncharacterized protein LOC128208744: MLAAIAKTVIPTPIPPSYQAATVKTVIPTPIPPSYQAATVKTVTHTPIPPSYQAATVKTVIPTAIPPLYQAATAKTVTHTPIAPSYQAATVKTVIPTPILPSYQAATAKTVTHTPIPPSYQAETGKKVTPPPIAPSFQAATGEKVTPPPIAPSYQAVTAETGKKVTPPPIPPSYQAETGKKVTPPPIAPSYQAATVKTVTYTPIPPSYQAETVKTVTYTPIPLSYQAATAKIVTHTPIAPSYQAATVKTVIPTPILPSYQAATVKTVTHTQIPPSYQAATGKKVTPPPIAPSYQAATGKKVTPPPIAPSYQAVTVKTVNHTQYHHYNRQKQGKQSSLPQYPSHTGQQKYKQSPLFMIYFKMG, encoded by the exons ATGTTG GCAGCGATAGCGAAAACAGTCATCCCTACACCAATACccccatcataccaggcagcAACAGTGAAAACTGTCATCCCTACACCAATACccccatcataccaggcagcAACAGTGAAAACAGTCACCCATACCCCAATACccccatcataccaggcagcAACAGTGAAAACTGTCATCCCTACCGCAATACCCCCATTATACCAGGCAGCAACAGCGAAAACAGTCACCCATACCCCAATAGccccatcataccaggcagcAACAGTGAAAACTGTCATCCCTACCCCAATACTcccatcataccaggcagcAACAGCGAAAACAGTCACCCATACCCCAATACccccatcataccaggcagAAACAGGGAAAAAAGTCACACCTCCCCCAATAGCCCCATCATTCCAGGCAGCAACAGGGGAAAAAGTCACACCTCCCCCAATAGccccatcataccaggcagTGACG GCAGAAACAGGGAAAAAAGTCACACCTCCCCCAATACccccatcataccaggcagAAACAGGGAAAAAAGTCACACCTCCCCCAATAGccccatcataccaggcagcAACAGTGAAAACAGTCACCTATACTCCAATACccccatcataccaggcagAAACAGTGAAAACAGTCACCTATACTCCAATACCCCTATCATACCAGGCAGCAACAGCGAAAATAGTCACCCATACCCCAATAGccccatcataccaggcagcAACAGTGAAAACTGTCATCCCTACCCCAATACTcccatcataccaggcagcAACAGTGAAAACAGTCACCCATACCCAAATACccccatcataccaggcagcAACAGGGAAAAAGGTCACACCTCCCCCAATAGccccatcataccaggcagcAACAGGGAAAAAAGTCACACCTCCCCCAATAGccccatcataccaggcagTGACAGTGAAAACAGTCAACCATACCCAATACCACCATTATAACAGGCAGAAACAGGGAAAACAGTCATCCCTACCCCAATACCCCAGTCATACTGGGCAGCAAAAGTACAAACAGTCACCCCtattcatgatttattttaaaatgggttAA